The genomic interval AAATCAAATACAGAACGTCTTTTTTATCGGAATTGGAGGCATCGGAATGAGCGCTTTAGCTCGCTATTTTAAAAATATAGGAAAAAATGTTTCTGGATACGATAAGACACCAACAATATTGACTTCAGAGTTGATTGAAAATGGCATTGATATCCATTTTGAAGATAGAATTGATTTGATTCCTAATAATTTTTTTGTGGAAAACACATTGATAATTATTACTCCAGCCGTTCCTAAAGCCCATTCCCAATGGAATTATTTTTTGGAGCGAAAATATCATGTTAGAAAAAGAGCTGAGGTTTTAGGGATTATAACTAAAGATACTTTTTGTTTTGCTGTAGCAGGAACACATGGAAAAACAACAACTTCTAGTATTTTAGGACATATATTGTACGAAAGTGGTGCTGATGTAACGGCTTTTATAGGTGGTATTGTGGAGAATTATAATTCTAATCTTATAGGAAGTGGTAAAACAGTAACGGTGGTTGAGGCTGATGAATTTGATCGTTCCTTCCTGCATTTGCATCCTAATATAGCGTGTGTTACTTCAATGGATGCAGATCATTTGGATATATACGGAACGAGTGATGAGATTGAAAAATCTTTTGTTGAGTTTGCGGATAAGATTGAAGATAAGGGCAATTTAATTGTTACTTGTGAATTGCCTTTAAAAGGTATTACTGTTGCTGTAAATGAAAAAGCAGTTTACAGTGCGGTAAATGTTCGAATTGAAAGTAGTAGTTACGTATTTGATATTAATACTCCAAAAGGGGTTTTAAAAGATTTTCGTTTTGGTTTACCAGGAAGACATAATTTAATGAATGCTTTAATGGCTGTTGCTATGGCGGATATATACGGCACCCCAACCGACGCAATTGCAATGGCCTTAGCATCATTTAAAGGAATTAGAAGACGATTTTCTTACCAAATAAAAACTGAAAACTTAATTTATATAGATGATTATGCACATCATCCTACGGAGATTAATGCGGTTCACCAAGCCGTAACAGAGTTGTACCCTGGTAAGAAAGTGTTGGCTATTTTTCAACCTCATTTGTTTAGTAGAACGAATGATTTTGCTGATGATTTTGCGAAAAGTTTGTCAGCTTTTGATGAAACTATTTTGATGGATATTTACCCTGCTAGAGAATTGCCAAT from Flavobacterium ovatum carries:
- the murC gene encoding UDP-N-acetylmuramate--L-alanine ligase; its protein translation is MNLNQIQNVFFIGIGGIGMSALARYFKNIGKNVSGYDKTPTILTSELIENGIDIHFEDRIDLIPNNFFVENTLIIITPAVPKAHSQWNYFLERKYHVRKRAEVLGIITKDTFCFAVAGTHGKTTTSSILGHILYESGADVTAFIGGIVENYNSNLIGSGKTVTVVEADEFDRSFLHLHPNIACVTSMDADHLDIYGTSDEIEKSFVEFADKIEDKGNLIVTCELPLKGITVAVNEKAVYSAVNVRIESSSYVFDINTPKGVLKDFRFGLPGRHNLMNALMAVAMADIYGTPTDAIAMALASFKGIRRRFSYQIKTENLIYIDDYAHHPTEINAVHQAVTELYPGKKVLAIFQPHLFSRTNDFADDFAKSLSAFDETILMDIYPARELPMEGVTSAWLMGKMDSKNKKLVSKEDLIAAILESDAPIIVTIGAGDIGELVGTIKKGLNEKNC